The Etheostoma cragini isolate CJK2018 chromosome 15, CSU_Ecrag_1.0, whole genome shotgun sequence genome window below encodes:
- the polr3k gene encoding DNA-directed RNA polymerase III subunit RPC10: protein MLLFCPTCGNVLIVEEGQKCMRFACNTCPYVHNITRKVNSRKYPKLKEVDDVLGGAAAWENVDSTAETCPKCGHLRAYFMQIQTRSADEPMTTFYKCCNAQCGHRWRD from the exons ATGCTACTTTTTTGTCCAACTTGCggaaatgttttaattgttgAGGAGGGACAGAAGTGCATGAGATTCGCCTGCAACACCTGTCCCTATGTACACAACATCACCAGAAAG GTAAACAGCAGAAAGTATCCCAAGCTGAAAGAGGTGGATGATGTTCTGGGTGGCGCTGCAGCTTGGGAAAACGTGGACTCAACTGCTG AAACTTGTCCCAAGTGTGGGCATCTTCGGGCATATTTCATGCAGATTCAGACCAGATCAGCTGATGAACCTATGACAACTTTCTACAAATGCTGCAATGCTCAGTGTGGACACCGATGGAGAGACTGA
- the snrnp25 gene encoding U11/U12 small nuclear ribonucleoprotein 25 kDa protein isoform X2, with amino-acid sequence MMEELSQDADGGGLSVKVEEVENENLAEMAALDADEEDEEALPHSEILDIFEEGLAQLVQDPLLCDLPIQVTLEEVNSQIALEYGQAMTVRVLKADGEIMPIVVVQNATVLDLKKAIRRFLELKQQREGGVKHEICLENLSFSISRGKA; translated from the exons ATGATGGAGGAGCTGAGTCAGGACGCAGATGGAGGAGGACTGTCTGTGAAGGTTGAAGAGGTGGAAAACGAGAACCTGGCAGAGATGGCAGCTTTAGACGCAGATGAGGAAGACGAGGAGGCTCTTCCTCACTCAGAGATCTTGGATATCTTCGAGGAGGGACTTGCTCAACTTGTGCAGGACCCTTTACTTTGTGATCTGCCAATTCAG GTGACTCTGGAGGAAGTAAATTCTCAGATTGCTTTGGAGTACGGCCAGGCGATGACTGTGAGGGTTTTAAAGGCAGATGGCGAGATTATGC CCATAGTGGTGGTCCAAAATGCCACTGTCCTTGACCTGAAGAAGGCCATTCGCAGATTCTTGGAGCTGAAACAGCAACGTGAAGGCGGAGTGAAACAT GAGATATGTTTGGAGAACTTATCATTTAGTATTTCAAGGGGAAAAGCTTGA
- the snrnp25 gene encoding U11/U12 small nuclear ribonucleoprotein 25 kDa protein isoform X1 translates to MMEELSQDADGGGLSVKVEEVENENLAEMAALDADEEDEEALPHSEILDIFEEGLAQLVQDPLLCDLPIQVTLEEVNSQIALEYGQAMTVRVLKADGEIMPIVVVQNATVLDLKKAIRRFLELKQQREGGVKHVSWRYVWRTYHLVFQGEKLEDDKMRLKDYGIRNRDEVTFMKRLRKK, encoded by the exons ATGATGGAGGAGCTGAGTCAGGACGCAGATGGAGGAGGACTGTCTGTGAAGGTTGAAGAGGTGGAAAACGAGAACCTGGCAGAGATGGCAGCTTTAGACGCAGATGAGGAAGACGAGGAGGCTCTTCCTCACTCAGAGATCTTGGATATCTTCGAGGAGGGACTTGCTCAACTTGTGCAGGACCCTTTACTTTGTGATCTGCCAATTCAG GTGACTCTGGAGGAAGTAAATTCTCAGATTGCTTTGGAGTACGGCCAGGCGATGACTGTGAGGGTTTTAAAGGCAGATGGCGAGATTATGC CCATAGTGGTGGTCCAAAATGCCACTGTCCTTGACCTGAAGAAGGCCATTCGCAGATTCTTGGAGCTGAAACAGCAACGTGAAGGCGGAGTGAAACATGTCAGCTG GAGATATGTTTGGAGAACTTATCATTTAGTATTTCAAGGGGAAAAGCTTGAAGATGACAAGATGAGGCTCAAAGA CTACGGGATCAGGAACAGAGATGAAGTGACGTTCATGAAGAGACTCAGGAAAAAGTGA